In Cercospora beticola chromosome 3, complete sequence, the following proteins share a genomic window:
- a CDS encoding uncharacterized protein (SMCOG1087:hypothetical protein~antiSMASH:Cluster_8): MAGAEKLRIAIIGAGIAGLATAVALQDHEGIDVQVYERAPVLQEVGASIALGPNGMKALERLGVQEALSDELAFRNRSGHPMIYRHWKTNEVVSVDNHHGPVEYRHRTSRFYRAHLQQALAAHVNPERLHLGKTFVAIEQVQDTGEVEVSFSDGTSKTVDIVLGADGIRSAVRRSFVPSSQPKWTGWVAFRSVFDAKLVQHIPGVLEESYHWWGPDRTFFASKLGKDLFTIVGGSYSDPNAPDAVYKDSTWNSEGDLEVLKDFYRDWHPTVRQIIEATPNVRLYPNTFASALDTWVHGNGNITYAGDAAHAHGGAFAAGGSLALDDAWTFSRAILHVFPSGARKPSKLEIAAALRIYEQTKKPHTDRVLSTVHANNQKTVERLGRTETDKELRARMKSRADPSWIHEHDVDATFLKVVAQQNVETQARL; encoded by the exons ATGGCTGGGGCAGAAAAGTTGAGAATCGCCATTATTGGTGCAGGCATAGCTGGGCTTGCGACAGCAGTAGCACTTCAAGACCACGAAGGCATCGATGTTCAAGTTTACGAACGAGCGCCTGTGCTCCAAGAAGTTGGCGCCAGCATCGCGCTGGGCCCGAATGGAATGAAGGCTTTGGAAAGACTCGGTGTTCAGGAAGCGCTGTCTGATGAGCTTGCCTTTCGGAACAGATCAGGTCATCCAATGATTTATCG GCACTGGAAGACGAATGAAGTGGTGTCTGTGGATAATCATCACGGTCCCGTGGAGTACAGACATCGTACGAGCCGCTTCTACAGAGCGCACCTGCAACAGGCCTTGGCAGCCCACGTTAATCCTGAGCGACTCCATCTTGGCAAGACGTTTGTTGCCATTGAACAAGTCCAAGATACtggtgaagttgaagtcTCCTTCTCGGATGGTACTTCCAAAACAGTGGACATCGTCTTAGGTGCAGACGGTATCCGTTCCGCAGTTCGACGTTCTTTCGTTCCATCTTCGCAACCTAAATGGACTGGATGGGTGGCTTTCCGATCCGTCTTCGATGCGAAACTTGTCCAGCATATTCCAGGAGTTCTCGAAGAATCTTATCATTGGTGGGGACCAGACCGAACGTTCTTCGCCTCCAAGCTAGGAAAAGACCTATTCACGATCGTGGGAGGGAGCTACAGTGACCCCAATGCACCAGACGCCGTGTACAAAGACTCAACCTGGAACTCCGAAGGCGATTTGGAGGTCCTCAAGGATTTCTACCGAGATTGGCATCCGACTGTGAGACAGATAATCGAAGCCACACCGAACGTCAGACTGTATCCGAACACATTCGCCTCGGCTCTTGATACCTGGGTCCACGGAAATGGCAACATCACATATGCTGGCGACGCTGCTCACGCACATGGCGGAGCTTTCGCCGCCGGGGGATCTCTCGCATTAGACGATGCTTGGACCTTTTCCAGGGCGATATTGCATGTCTTTCCGTCTGGTGCACGCAAGCCTTCGAAACTGGAAATTGCGGCAGCGCTGAGGATATACGAGCAGACCAAGAAGCCGCACACAGATCGGGTGTTGTCGACTGTACATGCAAACAACCAGAAAACGGTCGAGAGACTCGGAAGGACAGAGACTGATAAAGAGCTGagggcgaggatgaagagccgTGCAGATCCTTCTTGGATTCATGAGCATGATGTTGACGCAACGTTTCTCAAAGTTGTGGCGCAACAGAACGTCGAGACACAGGCGCGGCTGTAG
- a CDS encoding uncharacterized protein (SMCOG1106:major facilitator transporter~antiSMASH:Cluster_8), with protein MAKDKTTTDAKPVSSSGDAVPPKLPARYADESYKLFSKVQADEPTEAEAKIIRNKCVRWVLPFLCVGYHLMYVDKQTLGNSSILGIMEDANLNSTQYNWLSSVFYVGYLLAELPQNWALQRFPVARWLSINLVVWGGILLLHIPCQNFASLFVVRFLLGVTEACIVPAFLLILNMYFTYDEQSWLMPCMWAIGNSSPITSGLLSYGVLWINTGDFNPWKWFMVITGSLTLLFGAAVWLWLPDNPLGARFLTMEEKAQAVLRIKSNHSGIEQKHFKKHQFVEAMKDPKTWLFFLHAWSQEMANGLTNQYSLIIKSFGFSTLQTTLLGCVNGLTAFVSLTTAAIILAKTTNFRAWLSIAAYIPPIISCILLLSLPWSNRWGLLTAIWIRATGGIPYSVVMIWAANCSAGHTKKTTVIALYHVGYGLGNILSPQLFQPQYKPRYIVTWAVILGVACVFPMFLVVYLRWYLKRENARRDALQAQGLISEVGIVEHSDGDASEEVVDARQLDLTDRENLAFRYVL; from the exons ATGGCCAAAGACAAGACCACAACCGACGCAAAGCCTGTGTCAAGTTCAGGAGATGCTGTACCGCCCAAGTTGCCGGCACGGTACGCCGACGAAAGCTACAAGCTCTTTTCGAAAGTCCAGGCCGACGAGCCAACAGAAGCCGAGGCTAAGATCATCCGGAACAAATGCGTGCGATGGGTGCTGCCATTCCTTTGCGTGGGCTATCACTTGATGTATGTCGACAAGCAAACTCTGGGCAATTCTTCGATTCTGGGAATTATGGAGGACGCGAATCTCAACAGCACACAGTACAACTGGTTATCCAGCGTGTTCTACGTGGGCTATCTTCTCGCTGAGTTGCCTCAGAACTGGGCGTTGCAGAGGTTTCCGGTTGCTCG ATGGCTTTCGATCAACCTGGTTGTCTGGGGAGGCATACTGCTCTTGCACATTCCTTGTCAGAACTTTGCATCGCTGTTCGTGGTTCGCTTCCTCCTTGGGGTGACGGAAGCATGCATTGTGCCAGCATTTCTGCTTATCTTGAACAT GTATTTCACCTACGACGAACAGTCATGGCTT ATGCCCTGTATGTGGGCGATCGGAAACAGCAGTCCGATCACCAGTGGGCTGCTGTCGTACGGAGTGCTCTGGATCAATACTGGCGACTTCAATCCTTGGAAGTGGTTC ATGGTCATCACCGGTAGTCTCACCCTTCTTTTCGGTGCGGCTGTGTGGCTATGGCTACCTGATAACCCTCTCGGAGCACGCTTCCTGACCATGGAGGAGAAAGCCCAGGCCGTACTGCGCATCAAAAGTAACCACTCTGGCATCGAGCAGAAGCACTTCAAAAAACACCAATTCGTGGAAGCCATGAAAGATCCAAAGACTTGGCTATTCTTTTTGCACGCATGGTCACAAGAAATGGCAAATGGCCTAACCAATCAGTACTCGCTGATTATCAAATCTTTCGGCTTCTCCACTTTACAAACTACCCTACTTGGATGTGTCAACGGCCTGACCGCATTCGTGTCGTTGACTACGGCAGCCATCATATTGGCCAAGACTACCAACTTCCGAGCATGGTTGTCGATTGCGGCCTATATCCCTCCGATTATTTCCTGCATTCTGCTACTTTCATTACCATGGAGCAATCGATGGGGCCTTCTGACGGCAATCTGGATCAGGGCCACTGGCGGAATTCCATACAGCGTGGTGATGATCTGGGCCGCGAATTGCTCCGCGGGGCATACCAAGAAGACGACTGTGATCGCTTTGTACCATGTTGGATACGGCCTCGGCAACATTTTGAGCCCGCAGCTGTTCCAACCTCAGTACAAGCCAAGGTACATTGTAACGTGGGCCGTCATCTTGGGAGTTGCATGCGTCTTCCCAATGTTTCTGGTTGTGTATCTGCGGTGGTATCTGAAGCGGGAGAATGCACGAAGAGATGCTTTGCAGGCTCAAGGATTGATCAGTGAAGTCGGAATCGTTGAACATTCTGATGGTGATGCCTCGGAAGAGGTCGTTGACGCACGACAATTGGACTTGACAGATAGAGAGAATCTGGCGTTTCGATATGTACTCTAG
- a CDS encoding uncharacterized protein (antiSMASH:Cluster_8) produces the protein MYPGSILHYRQMLQAFRTEDFDIGYLNKQNRFGFMGNGITELEAQGGNLAFYLEK, from the coding sequence ATGTACCCCGGAAGCATTCTACATTATCGGCAAATGCTGCAGGCCTTTAGGACGGAGGACTTCGATATCGGTTATTTGAACAAGCAGAATCGATTTGGGTTTATGGGCAATGGCATCACGGAGTTGGAGGCTCAAGGAGGAAATCTGGCTTTCTACCTGGAGAAATAA
- a CDS encoding uncharacterized protein (SMCOG1092:hypothetical protein~antiSMASH:Cluster_8) translates to MASSSIPVVEQPIFTRRKLRVVAIGAGFANIMLAHKHKYVGDNSYIDLVVYEKNREVGGTWLENTYPGVACDVPAHIYCFPFAPNPDWSSFYVGGPEILKYIIKTVDDYKLREYIQVNTKLIAANWSDDKGKWLLKLEQNGSTITDEADVLINGAGFLNRWEWPNIPNREAFRGEMVHSAHWETVDWKDKKVALIGNGSSGIQILPQIQQTAKHVTTYIRTPTWIIPNMLADATPEGKNFQYSEEEKQRFRENPEELKALRQKLENMFNQYFFVFMKGSPTQEAVRGAFRDIMKQRLGGDGELTDKLIPQWPVGCRRITPGDGYLEALTSANVKSNFNPIVKFTEKGILSQPAADTEPEEEEFDLIICATGFNVAFRPAWEMTGVNGMSLQELWKDESEGYMGIIAPQMPNYFSYTGPNSPLGHGSILACYDWCADWVMKWCDKIA, encoded by the exons ATGGCTTCTTCATCGATACCCGTAGTGGAGCAGCCCATCTTCACTCGCCGCAAACTTCGCGTTGTGGCGATTGGAGCTGGGTTTGCGAACATAATGTTGGCTCACAAGCACAAATATGTTGGCGACAATAGCTATATTGACCTTGTTGTTTACGAGAAGAATCGAGAAGTTGGTGGGACTTGGCTCGAAAATACGTATCCTGGCGTAGCCTGCGACGTTCCAGCCCATATC TATTGCTTTCCCTTCGCGCCAAATCCAGACTGGTCTTCGTTCTACGTTGGCGGCCCAGAGATCTTGAAGTACATTATCAAGACAGTGGATGACTACAAACTGCGAGAGTACATTCAGGTCAACACGAAACTCATCGCAGCCAACTGGTCGGATGACAAAGGCAAATGGCTCTTGAAGCTGGAGCAAAACGGCAGCACGATCACCGACGAAGCTGATGTCCTCATCAATGGAGCCGGTTTTCTCAACCGCTGGGAGTGGCCAAACATTCCTAACCGAGAAGCTTTCCGCGGCGAAATGGTTCACAGTGCCCACTGGGAGACTGTCGACTGGAAAGACAAGAAGGTTGCTCTTATCGGGA ATGGTTCATCCGGAATTCAGATTCTACCGCAGATCCAACAGACTGCAAAGCACGTCACAACATATATCCGAACACCTACCTGGATTATTCCGAATATGCTTGCGGACGCGACACCGGAAGGAAAGAACTTCCAATAcagcgaggaagagaaaCAACGCTTTCGCGAGAATCCGGAAGAACTCAAGGCGTTGCGTCAGAAATTGGAGAATATGTTCAACCAGTACTTTTTCGTTTTCATGAAGGGTTCTCCCACGCAGGAGGCAGTTCGGGGTGCATTCAGAGATATCATGAAGCAGAGATTGGGCGGGGATGGAGAGCTGACCGATAAATTGATTCCGCAGTGGCCTGTAGGTTGCAGGAGGATCACGCCTGGAGATGGCTATTTGGAAGCGTTGACAAGTGCGAACGTGAAGAGCAACTTCAATCCGATTGTGAAGTTCACGGAGAAGGGAATTTTGTCGCAGCCGGCCGCCGATACGGAgcctgaagaggaggagtttGATCTTATCATTTGCGCCACTGGTTTCAATGTAGCGTTCCGGCCGGCGTGGGAG ATGACTGGCGTTAACGGGATGAGCTTGCAGGAGCTGTGGAAAGATGAGTCTGAAGGTTATATGGGAATCATTGCCCCGCAAATGCCAAACTACTTTTCG TACACTGGGCCCAACAGTCCTCTCGGACACGGCAGCATACTTGCATGCTACGACTGGTGCGCGGATTGGGTTATGAAATGGTGCGACAAGATTGCCTGA